GACGCGCCGCGATCGCCGACATGGCGGGCGTGCCTGCGATGCGCTTCCGCCGCCCCGACCTGCGCGGCCCCGAGGCGCCGCTGCGGCGACTGATCGACATCGCCGGCGCCGCCGTCTGCCTGGTCGCCCTTGCCCCCGTGTTCCTGCTGATCGCGATCGCGGTGAAGTTTTCCTCGCCCGGGCCGATCTTCTTCCGCCAGGAGCGGGTGGGACGCGGCGGCCGCCGGTTCACCATGCTCAAGTTTCGCACCATGGTGGCCGGCAACGACCCCAGCGCCCACCGCCAATACCTGGCGTCCTACATCCAGAGCGGCGCTCCCGCATCCGTCGCCGACGACGGGACCCGGATCTACAAGCTGACGCAGGACCCCCGCGTCACCGCCGTGGGAGCGTGGCTCCGCGCGTTTTCGCTCGATGAGCTGCCGCAGTTCTGGAACGTGCTCATGGGGGAGATGAGCCTGGTCGGGCCGCGTCCCTGCCTTCCGTACGAATGGGAACTCTACCGGCCCTGGCAGCGCCGCCGCCTGGACGTCATGCCCGGATGCACCGGGCTCTGGCAGGTCACCGCGCGCAGCCACGTGGCGTTCGACGAGATGGTGATTCTGGATCTGCACTACGCGCATCACGGGAGCATCGGCCGGGACCTGTGGCTGATCGCTCAGACGCTGCCCGCGATGATTCGGGGAAGGGGCGGCTACTAGGGGCGGGTTCGTTGCGGCAGGTCTCGGGGCCGCGGGGAGGGGAGATGCACGTCGGGGTGATCGGCTGCGGGTACTGGGGACCCAATCTCGTTCGGAATCTGCTGTCCAATCGAAAGTGCGACGGCGTCACCGTGTGCGACGCGAGCGAGGCGAATCTGGAGCGCGCCCGCGAGCGGTTCCCGCAGCTGCGGTGCGTGGGGAGCGCCGAGGAGCTCTTGGCCGACCGGCTGGTCGAGTCGGTGATGATCGCGACTCCCGTTTCGACCCACTATCCCCTGGCGCGCGCCTGCATCGAGTCGGGCCGCCACACGTTCGTGGAAAAGCCGCTGACGGCGTCGGTCGCCGAGGCCGAGGAGCTGATCGACCTGGCCGACCGCTACGGGGTGACCCTGATGGTGGGACACACCTTCGAGTTCTCCCCGCCGGTGGTGAAGATCAAGCAGATCATCGAATCGGGCACGCTCGGAGATATCTTCTACGTGTCGGCGATCCGGGTAAATCTCGGCATCCACCAGAAGGACGTGAGCGTGGTGTGGGACTTAGCACCCCACGATCTCTCGATGCTGTTCTACTGGCTGGACGAGGCGCCCTCGGCGGTGGCGATGATGGGCGGCGCCTACGTGCGCCCCGGGATCTCGGACGTCGCCTTCGTGAACCTCCAGTTCGCGAGCGGGACGATCGCGAACTTGCAGGTCTCCTGGCTCTCTCCCAGCAAGCTCCGGCAGACGACCATCGTGGGATCGCAGAAGATGCTGATCTACGACGACACGAACGCGATGGAGCGCGTCAAGGTGTTCGACCGCGGCGTCGAGTTCCTCGAGCCGACCACGTTCAACGAGTACACGCTGACCTATCGCACGGGGGACATCGTCTCGCCGGCCATCCCCACGACCGAGCCGCTGCAGCTGGAGATCGATCACTTCCTGGAGTGCGCGGCCACTGGCGAACGGCCCCGGACCGACGGGCTGAGCGGGCTCCGGGTCGTGCGCGTGCTGGAAGCGATCGAGCGGAGCGGGAAGAACGGGAACAGGCTCGAGAAGATTCTTCCGGACGGCGCCGTGTGGCCGGTCGATCCGCTGGAGATGGCGCGGGCCCGTCGGATGGTCGGCGCGCGGCATGGCAATGGGAGTGGCAACGGCCACGCGTAAGACATCGAGGTGACACCATGAGCGGCAACGCGACGATCGAAGCCCTTCCCGGAGTCCAGGTCTATCCCGGCGTCGAGATCGGGGAAGGCGCGGTATTGGAGGCGCCCCTCGTTCTCGGCAAGCCTCCGCGCGGTCGCGAGCCCGGCGAATTGAAGTTGGTGATCGGCCCCGGTGCGGTGATCCGCCCCTTCACGACCATCTATGCCGGCACGGTCTTGGGCGCCGGCGTTCAGACCGGTCAGTGCGTCTCGATCCGCGAGGACAACGAGATCGGTGAGGGAGCGTCCATCGGCACCGGGGCCATCCTGGAGTTCGGCAATCGTGTGGGAGCCCGCTCGCGCATCCACTCCGGATGCTTCCTCGAGCTGACCGTGATCGAAGAGGACGTCTTCGTCGGCCCGCGCGTCGTCTTCACCGACGACCCCCACCCCATGGGCTGCCCGCGGTACCAGGAATGTCTCGGCGGCGTGAAGGTGCGCGCGCTCGCGCGGATCGGCGCCAACTGCACGCTCCTCCCCGGCGTCGTCGTCGGGCGCAATTCGTTAGTCGGCGCCGGCAGCGTCGTCACCCGGAACGTGCCCGACGACATGGTCGTCGCGGGCAACCCCGCCCGGGTGATCCGACCTGTCGCGGACTTGAAGTGCGTCGCAGGCTTCTACGCCCGCCCGTACGAGTGGGCGCCGTACCAAAGCAAGTAGAACTCCCCGCTTTCTCGGACATACTCCAGAGTATGTTCATGTGCCGGATCGGCGCACCGCGTAGGGAATGATCCCTCGAGGGATTCGTCTGCGGTGGTGGCCAAATCGCCGGTATGAGTCTTGCGACCTG
This is a stretch of genomic DNA from Candidatus Binatia bacterium. It encodes these proteins:
- a CDS encoding Gfo/Idh/MocA family oxidoreductase, which produces MHVGVIGCGYWGPNLVRNLLSNRKCDGVTVCDASEANLERARERFPQLRCVGSAEELLADRLVESVMIATPVSTHYPLARACIESGRHTFVEKPLTASVAEAEELIDLADRYGVTLMVGHTFEFSPPVVKIKQIIESGTLGDIFYVSAIRVNLGIHQKDVSVVWDLAPHDLSMLFYWLDEAPSAVAMMGGAYVRPGISDVAFVNLQFASGTIANLQVSWLSPSKLRQTTIVGSQKMLIYDDTNAMERVKVFDRGVEFLEPTTFNEYTLTYRTGDIVSPAIPTTEPLQLEIDHFLECAATGERPRTDGLSGLRVVRVLEAIERSGKNGNRLEKILPDGAVWPVDPLEMARARRMVGARHGNGSGNGHA
- a CDS encoding acyltransferase; this translates as MSGNATIEALPGVQVYPGVEIGEGAVLEAPLVLGKPPRGREPGELKLVIGPGAVIRPFTTIYAGTVLGAGVQTGQCVSIREDNEIGEGASIGTGAILEFGNRVGARSRIHSGCFLELTVIEEDVFVGPRVVFTDDPHPMGCPRYQECLGGVKVRALARIGANCTLLPGVVVGRNSLVGAGSVVTRNVPDDMVVAGNPARVIRPVADLKCVAGFYARPYEWAPYQSK